In one Cardiocondyla obscurior isolate alpha-2009 linkage group LG17, Cobs3.1, whole genome shotgun sequence genomic region, the following are encoded:
- the Hpr1 gene encoding THO complex subunit 1 isoform X2 translates to MAMFEVLRKEYSDYLQQYSKVSDISLFQKKCVERCANDTDRKAAIDQALRDTLLVVLMENASGNVCSLESYITFCIELCRKDLATASMPVVLLGDIFDSKTLDRCEQLFTFVENNVAVWKEDLFFTACKNNLLRMCNDLLRRLSRSQQTVFCGRILLFLAKFFPFSERSGLNIVSEFNLENYTEFGLEKSEEDNLEQITKDDSESKIPIDYNLYRKFWALQDFFRNPNQCYHKMHWKVFSAHASNVLSAFASFKLEEQRSYPTTCIKMDTSMEGPHKETHYFAKYLTNQKLLELQLSDSNFRRYVLLQFLILFQYLNSTVKFKAFLASGYETSETHELKPDQVEWVKSTTEQVHTLLTETPPDGPVFAETVKNILKREEHWNAWKNEGCPPFKRPNSGVNDEEPRKPKRLKRRIGDVIRDAQAVGKYHIGNTELTKLWNLCPNNLEACKSKDRDFLPSLETYFEDAIMELDPAAMVDDKYKKVNDGNFGWRALRLLARRSPHFFVHGNYPINKLPEYLETMIKKIAKDRPTQSDVKLETEETPPSESTDQEFNEDVLKQESEQVDAESADTKARKLNKVTPEMVAKLSENLKNDWKKLATKFGYTNEEITFFQSKATPYEQCKTMLEIWAEEDEDASVENLAYILEGLKYNEALTVLKS, encoded by the exons ATGGCAATGTTCGAAGTATTGAGAAAAGAATATAGT GATTACTTGCAGCAGTATTCTAAGGTATCGGACATTTCGTTGTTTCAAAAAAAGTGCGTCGAACGTTGTGCAAATGATACCGACAGAAAAGCGGCGATTGATCAGGCTCTTCGAGATACCTTGCTAGTCGTATTGATGGAAAATGCATCGGGAAACGTGTGTTCCCTCGAATCGTATATCACATTTTGTATTGAGTTATGCAGGAAGGATCTTGCCACAGCAAGTATGCCAGTAGTACTACTGGGCGATATTTTTGATTCAAAGACACTGGATAGATGCGAGCAGTTATTTACTtttgttgaaaataatgttGCTGTATGGAaagaagatttattttttactgccTGTAAAAATAACTTGCTGAGAATGTGCAATGACTTATTGAGAAGACTGTCACGTTCTCAACAAACTGTCTTTTGTGGCAGAATACTACTGTTTCTTGCAAAGTTCTTTCCTTTCTCTGAAAGATCTGGCTTGAATATTGTTAGTGAGTTTAATCTAGAAAATTATACAGAGTTTGGCTTGGAAAAATCAGAAGAAGATAATTTAGAACAGATAACTAAGGATGATTCAGAAAGTAAAATCCCAATTGATTATAACTTGTATAGAAAGTTTTGGGCTCTACAAGATTTTTTCAGAAATCCAAATCAATGCTATCATAAGATGCATTGGAAGGTTTTTTCAGCT catGCATCTAATGTGTTATCAGCATTTGCTTCTTTTAAATTAGAGGAGCAACGTAGTTATCCAACAACATGTATTAAAATGGATACTTCTATGGAAGGCCCTCACAAAGAAACCcactattttgcaaaatatttgaccaatcaaaaattattagagTTACAGCTGTCAGATTCAAATTTCAGACGATATGTACTGCTGCAATTTCTCATTCTTTTCCAGTATCTGAATAGCACTGTAAAATTCAAGGC CTTCCTTGCCAGTGGCTATGAGACAAG TGAGACACACGAACTCAAGCCGGATCAAGTAGAATGGGTCAAGTCCACTACTGAACAAGTTCATACTTTATTGACCGAGACACCGCCGGACGGTCCTGTGTTTGCGGAAaccgtgaaaaatattttaaaacgcgaAGAACATTGGAATGCGTGGAAAAATGAGGGATGCCCGCCATTTAAACGACCGAATTCAGGTGTAAATGACGAGGAGCCACGAAAACCAAAGAGATTAAAACGGCGAATCGGTGATGTAATCAGAGATGCGCAAGCAGTTGGCAAATATCACATTGGAAA cacgGAACTCACAAAATTGTGGAATCTATGTCCAAATAATCTTGAAGCCTGCAAATCTAAAGATAGAGATTTTCTTCCGTCTTTAGAAACGTATTTTGAAGACGCAATAATGGAATTAGATCCTGCTGCAATGGTTGACGATAAGTATAA AAAGGTAAACGATGGTAATTTTGGTTGGAGAGCATTAAGATTGTTAGCAAGACGAAGTCCGCACTTTTTTGTTCACGGCAACTAtcctataaataaattgcctGAGTACCTTGAGacaatgattaaaaaaattgccaaaGATCGTCCA ACACAATCTGATGTGAAATTGGAAACCGAAGAGACACCACCCTCGGAATCTACCGATCAAGAATTTAATGAAGATGTTTTGAAACAGGAAAGCGAACAAGTTGATGCCGAGAGTGCTGACACAAAAGCCAGAAAGTTAAATAAAGTCACTCCGGAAATGGTAGCAAAATTAtcggaaaatttaaaaaatgattggAAGAAATTAGCAACGAAATTTGGTTATACAAATGAGGAG ATTACTTTTTTCCAAAGTAAAGCGACGCCGTATGAACAATGCAAGACTATGCTCGAAATATGGGCAGAAGAGGATGAAGATGCATCTGTCGAAAATTTAGCTTATATATTAGAaggtttaaaatataatgaagCATTAACAGTGTTAAAATCCTAa
- the Mp gene encoding collagen alpha-1(XVIII) chain isoform X6 yields MAMVISPRSKIVTLSLLIGIITLVALIITGVIGFWSGKNEKINGTGTRMISSKLQQVTGYAAMQHISRDVDEDKSEESNPPPFITPPPPNPDYKGPKGEKGDKGEKGESVRGPPGPPGPPGHDEDSQMKIPQGPPGQKGDPGTCTCNATALMSSFTMPKMIQGPKGEPGVPGQAGKQGLMGLTGAAGPPGERGLQGPSGAKGDKGDIGIVGPEGPQGQKGEPGRDGIPGEKGAQGPPGPPGKGEFSGYDPSWKPRNIYRPEGITMRPGLPGQKGEPGISGNPGPKGEAGIHGSKGIKGEPGHKGGKGDHGKEGPRGVQGFKGEPGAPGAPGLPGAPGENGRPAEKGAKGDTGPEGKIGSPGPPGPPGVGGSGGINVGDLGFGTKGDKGDSGAIGYQGDKGTKGEKGDKGDSGPAGIPGINGIQGPQGDKGEPGKDGVSGLPGIPGTKGERGERGPPGATTVANSGDYITIKGEKGAEGKRGRRGRPGPPGPVGPPGKPGITGEIGLPGWMGRPGTPGIPGSIGPMGPKGEKGEPGAPSPYGVSVGIKGDKGDDGFPGIPGQAGRDGQKGPPGPPGPPGTPSQGKYIPVPGPPGPPGPPGPPGLSLIGQKGEPGIGRSHVFGERDYYPRQGARSSLDELKALRELKQLKELKELKEQLGVVTAATRGPLESTTKIVPGAVTFQNTEAMTKMSSVSPVGTLAYIIDEQALLVRVNNGWQYIALGSLLPITTPAPPTTSPPPANPPFEASNLINQIPVKADGTGWYPRMLRMAALNEPFTGDMHGIRGADYACYRQARRAGLRGTFRAFLSSRVQNVDSIVRLGDRDLPIVNIKGDVLFNSWKEMFNGNGAYFSQNPRIYSFNGKNILTDFAWPEKVAWHGSHKLGDRAMDTYCDAWHSSSSDRYGLGSPLTGGRLLEQVRYSCDNKFALLCIEVTSELVRRRRNADSPLDDDVEMSEDDYIEYLEELMQY; encoded by the exons ATCAGTCGAGATGTGGACGAAGACAAAAGTGAAGAGAGTAACCCACCGCCATTCATCACGCCCCCGCCTCCAAATCCTGATT ATAAAGGTCCGAAAGGCGAGAAGGGTGACAAAGGGGAAAAGGGCGAGAGCGTCAGAGGTCCCCCGGGGCCTCCTGGCCCGCCTGGTCACGACGAG GATTCGCAAATGAAGATACCACAGGGACCACCTGGTCAGAAGGGAGACCCCGGCACTTGCACCTGCAACGCCACGGCCTTAATGTCTTCCTTTACAATGCCAAAGATGATACAAGGGCCGAAGGGTGAGCCAGGAGTACCCGGACAGGCAGGCAAGCAGGGCTTAATGGGTCTCACG GGTGCGGCAGGACCGCCGGGGGAAAGAGGACTGCAGGGTCCGTCCGGGGCTAAAGGCGACAAGGGTGATATCGGAATAGTGGGACCGGAAGGTCCGCAAGGTCAGAAGGGCGAACCGGGTCGGGACGGAATACCCGGTGAAAAGGGTGCGCAAGGTCCACCGGGGCCACCCGGAAAAGGAGAATTTTCTGGCTATGAC CCCAGTTGGAAACCTCGAAATATTTACAGA CCGGAAGGTATCACTATGAGACCAGGACTTCCAGGACAAAAGGGTGAGCCAGGCATATCAGGAAATCCTGGCCCTAAAGGAGAAGCCGGAATACACGGATCCAAGGGTATCAAAGGCGAACCCGGGCACAAAGGTGGTAAGGGCGATCATGGGAAGGAAGGTCCTAGAGGAGTTCAGGGCTTTAAAGGTGAACCTGGCGCACCTGGTGCACCTGGATTACCTGGCGCACCCGGCGAGAACGGCCGACCTGCGGAAAAGGGTGCTAAGGGCGATACGGGACCTGAAGGAAAAATAGGATCTCCAGGACCCCCCGGTCCACCGGGTGTGGGCGGTTCTGGTGGTATTAACGTGGGAGACTTAG gaTTTGGCACAAAAGGAGATAAGGGGGATTCTGGAGCGATCGGATACCAGGGTGATAAGGGCACGAAGGGCGAGAAAGGCGATAAGGGTGACTCCGGGCCAGCTGGTATTCCCGGAATAAATGGTATTCAAGGACCTCAAGGAGATAAAGGCGAACCGGGTAAAGACGGAGTATCAGGATTACCCGGTATACCTGGCACTAAAGGTGAAAGAGGTGAGAGAGGTCCTCCTGGAGCCACTACCGTCGCCAATTCCGGGGACTATATTACCATCAAAGGTGAGAAAGGCGCAGAAGGAAAACGGGGTAGAAGAGGACGCCCTGGACCGCCTGGTCCTGTGGGTCCTCCCGGAAAACCAGGAATTACGGGAGAAATTGGTCTACCAGGATGGATG GGTCGTCCTGGGACTCCTGGAATTCCGGGAAGCATCGGGCCAATGGGACCCAAGGGAGAAAAGGGAGAACCTGGCGCACCGAGTCCTTACGGCGTTTCCGTCGGT aTCAAAGGTGATAAAGGGGACGACGGTTTCCCCGGAATTCCGGGACAAGCGGGAAGAGACGGTCAGAAAGGACCTCCAGGACCTCCCGGACCTCCTGGAACACCGTCTCAAGGAAAATATATTCCAGTTCCGGGACCCCCAGGTCCTCCCGGACCGCCTGGTCCGCCCGGCTTGTCTTTAATCGGGCAGAAAGGGGAACCTGGCATTGGTAGAAGTCACGTTTTCGGGGAAAGAGATTACTATCCTAGACAAG GAGCCAGAAGTAGTCTGGACGAATTGAAAGCTCTACGTGAACTCAAGCAACTGAAAGAACTGAAAGAACTGAAAGAGCAATTAG gTGTTGTTACTGCCGCTACAAGGGGACCTTTAGAAAGTACAACGAAAATTGTGCCAGGAGCTGTTACGTTCCAAAACACAGAAGCCATGACAAAA ATGTCTAGTGTAAGTCCAGTTGGGACCTTGGCTTATATCATAGACGAACAAGCTTTACTAGTCAGAGTTAATAATGGATGGCAATATATCGCA cttGGATCACTATTACCTATCACAACGCCAGCACCACCAACGACATCCCCACCGCCAGCAAATCCTCCATTTGAAGCCTCCAacttaattaatcaaataccCGTAAAAGCCGACGGAACAGGA TGGTATCCGCGAATG TTAAGAATGGCTGCGTTGAACGAGCCCTTCACCGGAGATATGCATGGTATACGAGGAGCAGACTACGCTTGCTATCGACAAGCTAGACGAGCAGGGTTGAGAGGTACCTTCCGTGCTTTCCTTAGCTCTCGAGTTCAAAACGTCGATAGCATTGTTAGATTAGGAGATCGAGATCTTCCTATAGTTAACATAAAG GGCGACGTACTGTTCAACTCTTGGAAAGAAATGTTTAACGGAAATGGAGCGTACTTTTCTCAAAATCCTAGAATCTACAGCTTCAATGGAAAAAACATTCTCACTGACTTTGCATG GCCTGAAAAAGTCGCGTGGCACGGCTCTCACAAACTCGGCGACCGAGCGATGGACACTTATTGCGACGCCTGGCACTCGAGCAGCTCGGATCGCTACGGATTAGGTTCGCCGTTGACCGGCGGTCGACTATTAGAACAAGTACGATACTCGTGCGACAATAAATTCGCGCTGCTCTGCATCGAGGTGACGAGCGAGCTAGTAAGAAGACGGCGAAACGCCGACAGTCCGTTAGATGACGACGTCGAAATGTCGGAGGACGACTACATAGAATACTTGGAGGAGCTCATGCAATACTGA
- the Hpr1 gene encoding THO complex subunit 1 isoform X3, translating into MAMFEVLRKEYSDYLQQYSKVSDISLFQKKCVERCANDTDRKAAIDQALRDTLLVVLMENASGNVCSLESYITFCIELCRKDLATASMPVVLLGDIFDSKTLDRCEQLFTFVENNVAVWKEDLFFTACKNNLLRMCNDLLRRLSRSQQTVFCGRILLFLAKFFPFSERSGLNIVSEFNLENYTEFGLEKSEEDNLEQITKDDSESKIPIDYNLYRKFWALQDFFRNPNQCYHKMHWKVFSAHASNVLSAFASFKLEEQRSYPTTCIKMDTSMEGPHKETHYFAKYLTNQKLLELQLSDSNFRRYVLLQFLILFQYLNSTVKFKAETHELKPDQVEWVKSTTEQVHTLLTETPPDGPVFAETVKNILKREEHWNAWKNEGCPPFKRPNSGVNDEEPRKPKRLKRRIGDVIRDAQAVGKYHIGNTELTKLWNLCPNNLEACKSKDRDFLPSLETYFEDAIMELDPAAMVDDKYKKVNDGNFGWRALRLLARRSPHFFVHGNYPINKLPEYLETMIKKIAKDRPQTQSDVKLETEETPPSESTDQEFNEDVLKQESEQVDAESADTKARKLNKVTPEMVAKLSENLKNDWKKLATKFGYTNEEITFFQSKATPYEQCKTMLEIWAEEDEDASVENLAYILEGLKYNEALTVLKS; encoded by the exons ATGGCAATGTTCGAAGTATTGAGAAAAGAATATAGT GATTACTTGCAGCAGTATTCTAAGGTATCGGACATTTCGTTGTTTCAAAAAAAGTGCGTCGAACGTTGTGCAAATGATACCGACAGAAAAGCGGCGATTGATCAGGCTCTTCGAGATACCTTGCTAGTCGTATTGATGGAAAATGCATCGGGAAACGTGTGTTCCCTCGAATCGTATATCACATTTTGTATTGAGTTATGCAGGAAGGATCTTGCCACAGCAAGTATGCCAGTAGTACTACTGGGCGATATTTTTGATTCAAAGACACTGGATAGATGCGAGCAGTTATTTACTtttgttgaaaataatgttGCTGTATGGAaagaagatttattttttactgccTGTAAAAATAACTTGCTGAGAATGTGCAATGACTTATTGAGAAGACTGTCACGTTCTCAACAAACTGTCTTTTGTGGCAGAATACTACTGTTTCTTGCAAAGTTCTTTCCTTTCTCTGAAAGATCTGGCTTGAATATTGTTAGTGAGTTTAATCTAGAAAATTATACAGAGTTTGGCTTGGAAAAATCAGAAGAAGATAATTTAGAACAGATAACTAAGGATGATTCAGAAAGTAAAATCCCAATTGATTATAACTTGTATAGAAAGTTTTGGGCTCTACAAGATTTTTTCAGAAATCCAAATCAATGCTATCATAAGATGCATTGGAAGGTTTTTTCAGCT catGCATCTAATGTGTTATCAGCATTTGCTTCTTTTAAATTAGAGGAGCAACGTAGTTATCCAACAACATGTATTAAAATGGATACTTCTATGGAAGGCCCTCACAAAGAAACCcactattttgcaaaatatttgaccaatcaaaaattattagagTTACAGCTGTCAGATTCAAATTTCAGACGATATGTACTGCTGCAATTTCTCATTCTTTTCCAGTATCTGAATAGCACTGTAAAATTCAAGGC TGAGACACACGAACTCAAGCCGGATCAAGTAGAATGGGTCAAGTCCACTACTGAACAAGTTCATACTTTATTGACCGAGACACCGCCGGACGGTCCTGTGTTTGCGGAAaccgtgaaaaatattttaaaacgcgaAGAACATTGGAATGCGTGGAAAAATGAGGGATGCCCGCCATTTAAACGACCGAATTCAGGTGTAAATGACGAGGAGCCACGAAAACCAAAGAGATTAAAACGGCGAATCGGTGATGTAATCAGAGATGCGCAAGCAGTTGGCAAATATCACATTGGAAA cacgGAACTCACAAAATTGTGGAATCTATGTCCAAATAATCTTGAAGCCTGCAAATCTAAAGATAGAGATTTTCTTCCGTCTTTAGAAACGTATTTTGAAGACGCAATAATGGAATTAGATCCTGCTGCAATGGTTGACGATAAGTATAA AAAGGTAAACGATGGTAATTTTGGTTGGAGAGCATTAAGATTGTTAGCAAGACGAAGTCCGCACTTTTTTGTTCACGGCAACTAtcctataaataaattgcctGAGTACCTTGAGacaatgattaaaaaaattgccaaaGATCGTCCA cAGACACAATCTGATGTGAAATTGGAAACCGAAGAGACACCACCCTCGGAATCTACCGATCAAGAATTTAATGAAGATGTTTTGAAACAGGAAAGCGAACAAGTTGATGCCGAGAGTGCTGACACAAAAGCCAGAAAGTTAAATAAAGTCACTCCGGAAATGGTAGCAAAATTAtcggaaaatttaaaaaatgattggAAGAAATTAGCAACGAAATTTGGTTATACAAATGAGGAG ATTACTTTTTTCCAAAGTAAAGCGACGCCGTATGAACAATGCAAGACTATGCTCGAAATATGGGCAGAAGAGGATGAAGATGCATCTGTCGAAAATTTAGCTTATATATTAGAaggtttaaaatataatgaagCATTAACAGTGTTAAAATCCTAa
- the Hpr1 gene encoding THO complex subunit 1 isoform X1: MAMFEVLRKEYSDYLQQYSKVSDISLFQKKCVERCANDTDRKAAIDQALRDTLLVVLMENASGNVCSLESYITFCIELCRKDLATASMPVVLLGDIFDSKTLDRCEQLFTFVENNVAVWKEDLFFTACKNNLLRMCNDLLRRLSRSQQTVFCGRILLFLAKFFPFSERSGLNIVSEFNLENYTEFGLEKSEEDNLEQITKDDSESKIPIDYNLYRKFWALQDFFRNPNQCYHKMHWKVFSAHASNVLSAFASFKLEEQRSYPTTCIKMDTSMEGPHKETHYFAKYLTNQKLLELQLSDSNFRRYVLLQFLILFQYLNSTVKFKAFLASGYETSETHELKPDQVEWVKSTTEQVHTLLTETPPDGPVFAETVKNILKREEHWNAWKNEGCPPFKRPNSGVNDEEPRKPKRLKRRIGDVIRDAQAVGKYHIGNTELTKLWNLCPNNLEACKSKDRDFLPSLETYFEDAIMELDPAAMVDDKYKKVNDGNFGWRALRLLARRSPHFFVHGNYPINKLPEYLETMIKKIAKDRPQTQSDVKLETEETPPSESTDQEFNEDVLKQESEQVDAESADTKARKLNKVTPEMVAKLSENLKNDWKKLATKFGYTNEEITFFQSKATPYEQCKTMLEIWAEEDEDASVENLAYILEGLKYNEALTVLKS; encoded by the exons ATGGCAATGTTCGAAGTATTGAGAAAAGAATATAGT GATTACTTGCAGCAGTATTCTAAGGTATCGGACATTTCGTTGTTTCAAAAAAAGTGCGTCGAACGTTGTGCAAATGATACCGACAGAAAAGCGGCGATTGATCAGGCTCTTCGAGATACCTTGCTAGTCGTATTGATGGAAAATGCATCGGGAAACGTGTGTTCCCTCGAATCGTATATCACATTTTGTATTGAGTTATGCAGGAAGGATCTTGCCACAGCAAGTATGCCAGTAGTACTACTGGGCGATATTTTTGATTCAAAGACACTGGATAGATGCGAGCAGTTATTTACTtttgttgaaaataatgttGCTGTATGGAaagaagatttattttttactgccTGTAAAAATAACTTGCTGAGAATGTGCAATGACTTATTGAGAAGACTGTCACGTTCTCAACAAACTGTCTTTTGTGGCAGAATACTACTGTTTCTTGCAAAGTTCTTTCCTTTCTCTGAAAGATCTGGCTTGAATATTGTTAGTGAGTTTAATCTAGAAAATTATACAGAGTTTGGCTTGGAAAAATCAGAAGAAGATAATTTAGAACAGATAACTAAGGATGATTCAGAAAGTAAAATCCCAATTGATTATAACTTGTATAGAAAGTTTTGGGCTCTACAAGATTTTTTCAGAAATCCAAATCAATGCTATCATAAGATGCATTGGAAGGTTTTTTCAGCT catGCATCTAATGTGTTATCAGCATTTGCTTCTTTTAAATTAGAGGAGCAACGTAGTTATCCAACAACATGTATTAAAATGGATACTTCTATGGAAGGCCCTCACAAAGAAACCcactattttgcaaaatatttgaccaatcaaaaattattagagTTACAGCTGTCAGATTCAAATTTCAGACGATATGTACTGCTGCAATTTCTCATTCTTTTCCAGTATCTGAATAGCACTGTAAAATTCAAGGC CTTCCTTGCCAGTGGCTATGAGACAAG TGAGACACACGAACTCAAGCCGGATCAAGTAGAATGGGTCAAGTCCACTACTGAACAAGTTCATACTTTATTGACCGAGACACCGCCGGACGGTCCTGTGTTTGCGGAAaccgtgaaaaatattttaaaacgcgaAGAACATTGGAATGCGTGGAAAAATGAGGGATGCCCGCCATTTAAACGACCGAATTCAGGTGTAAATGACGAGGAGCCACGAAAACCAAAGAGATTAAAACGGCGAATCGGTGATGTAATCAGAGATGCGCAAGCAGTTGGCAAATATCACATTGGAAA cacgGAACTCACAAAATTGTGGAATCTATGTCCAAATAATCTTGAAGCCTGCAAATCTAAAGATAGAGATTTTCTTCCGTCTTTAGAAACGTATTTTGAAGACGCAATAATGGAATTAGATCCTGCTGCAATGGTTGACGATAAGTATAA AAAGGTAAACGATGGTAATTTTGGTTGGAGAGCATTAAGATTGTTAGCAAGACGAAGTCCGCACTTTTTTGTTCACGGCAACTAtcctataaataaattgcctGAGTACCTTGAGacaatgattaaaaaaattgccaaaGATCGTCCA cAGACACAATCTGATGTGAAATTGGAAACCGAAGAGACACCACCCTCGGAATCTACCGATCAAGAATTTAATGAAGATGTTTTGAAACAGGAAAGCGAACAAGTTGATGCCGAGAGTGCTGACACAAAAGCCAGAAAGTTAAATAAAGTCACTCCGGAAATGGTAGCAAAATTAtcggaaaatttaaaaaatgattggAAGAAATTAGCAACGAAATTTGGTTATACAAATGAGGAG ATTACTTTTTTCCAAAGTAAAGCGACGCCGTATGAACAATGCAAGACTATGCTCGAAATATGGGCAGAAGAGGATGAAGATGCATCTGTCGAAAATTTAGCTTATATATTAGAaggtttaaaatataatgaagCATTAACAGTGTTAAAATCCTAa